A region of Selenomonadales bacterium 4137-cl DNA encodes the following proteins:
- a CDS encoding TldD/PmbA family protein, whose product MDNLEQARQAVREAIRQGAHAAEAYLLDSQSLLVEVADQAVETLKFANDTGLGVRVFARDGRVGFAFATDISTASLAETARQAIANSRITFPDTYNTLPASAGNIPSLRLLDPAIGAAAVERKIELAKGVEAAARRRDGRVKRTERCVYEDAEYGVALANSNELAVSYRSGYCGLYGVVLAEDGGDVQTGMGLSYSRDFAALDPEEVGREAAREACLLLGAKEIGTVKAAIVLPPYVATNFLAVLVPALSADAVQKGRSLFRDSVGKKVASPFITLVDDGRLDGGVATSPVDGEGVLTGRTELITSGVLQGFLHNTYTAGRVGAASTGNGVRHSFRGMPEVGPTNIFFAKGETPRDELIGGVKEGLYITSVMGMHTANPISGDFSVGAAGVWIRDGQFTQPVRGVAIAGNILDFLGEVDAVGDDLRFFGSQGAPTLRIDKITISGA is encoded by the coding sequence GTGGATAATCTGGAGCAAGCCCGTCAAGCGGTGCGCGAGGCCATCAGGCAGGGCGCGCACGCCGCCGAAGCATACCTGCTCGACTCCCAATCACTGCTCGTCGAAGTCGCCGACCAGGCGGTCGAAACCCTTAAATTCGCCAACGACACCGGTCTTGGCGTGCGAGTCTTCGCCCGCGACGGCCGGGTGGGCTTCGCCTTCGCCACCGACATCTCGACAGCGTCGCTGGCTGAGACGGCTAGGCAGGCGATCGCCAACAGCCGCATCACCTTTCCGGACACATACAATACGCTGCCGGCGTCTGCCGGCAATATACCGTCGTTGCGTCTTCTCGACCCGGCGATCGGCGCCGCCGCGGTCGAGCGGAAAATCGAACTCGCCAAAGGGGTGGAGGCTGCTGCTCGCCGGAGGGACGGCCGGGTGAAGCGCACGGAACGCTGCGTTTACGAGGATGCCGAATACGGCGTTGCCCTCGCCAACTCGAATGAACTGGCCGTTTCCTATCGCTCCGGCTACTGCGGGTTGTACGGCGTGGTCCTGGCGGAAGACGGCGGCGACGTGCAGACTGGCATGGGGCTGAGCTATTCCCGGGACTTCGCCGCTCTCGACCCTGAAGAAGTTGGCCGGGAGGCAGCCCGTGAGGCCTGTCTCCTTCTGGGGGCGAAAGAAATCGGCACAGTCAAGGCTGCCATTGTCCTGCCGCCATATGTGGCCACCAATTTCCTCGCGGTTCTTGTTCCCGCCCTGAGCGCGGACGCCGTGCAGAAGGGACGTTCGCTCTTTCGCGACAGCGTCGGCAAAAAAGTGGCCTCGCCCTTCATCACCCTTGTGGACGACGGAAGGCTGGACGGCGGTGTCGCCACTTCGCCGGTCGACGGCGAGGGGGTGCTGACCGGGAGGACCGAACTTATCACAAGCGGCGTTCTGCAGGGGTTTCTCCATAACACTTACACCGCCGGGCGGGTCGGCGCCGCCAGCACCGGCAACGGCGTCCGCCATTCGTTCAGGGGGATGCCGGAGGTCGGCCCGACCAATATCTTTTTCGCCAAGGGTGAAACCCCTCGTGACGAATTGATCGGCGGCGTTAAGGAAGGGCTTTACATCACCAGCGTGATGGGCATGCACACCGCCAACCCGATCTCCGGCGATTTCTCGGTGGGCGCGGCCGGCGTATGGATCAGGGACGGACAGTTTACGCAGCCGGTGCGGGGGGTGGCGATCGCCGGCAATATTCTCGACTTCCTCGGCGAGGTGGATGCCGTCGGCGACGATTTGCGGTTTTTCGGTTCCCAGGGGGCTCCGACGCTAAGAATTGACAAAATAACCATCAGCGGAGCTTGA
- the aroQ gene encoding type II 3-dehydroquinate dehydratase encodes MNNVRPRVLVIHGPNLNLLGRREPNVYGSLSLDEIDRRLREKAGALGLDLEIVQTNHEGVMVETIQKAMQGYAGIVINPAAFTHYSIAVRDALAAVSVPSVEVHLSNIYTREEFRRHSVVAPVVDGQISGLGPLGYLLALEAVAAMAGEEK; translated from the coding sequence ATGAATAACGTCAGACCGCGGGTGCTCGTCATCCATGGGCCCAACCTCAATCTGCTCGGTCGCCGAGAACCCAACGTCTACGGCTCGCTGTCGCTGGACGAAATCGACCGTCGCCTGCGGGAAAAGGCGGGCGCGCTCGGCCTTGATCTGGAGATCGTTCAGACCAATCACGAGGGTGTCATGGTCGAGACCATCCAGAAAGCCATGCAGGGTTATGCCGGCATCGTTATCAACCCCGCCGCTTTCACCCACTACAGCATAGCCGTCCGCGACGCGCTCGCGGCCGTATCCGTGCCGTCCGTAGAGGTTCATTTATCCAACATCTACACCAGGGAGGAGTTTCGCCGTCATTCGGTCGTCGCCCCGGTAGTGGACGGGCAGATCAGCGGCCTGGGGCCGCTGGGCTACCTGCTCGCGCTGGAAGCTGTCGCCGCGATGGCTGGCGAAGAGAAATGA
- a CDS encoding aminopeptidase P family protein yields MTNRLHSLRTYIATEGLAAVIVAKPENRRYFSGFTGSSGLLLVSADAAKLITDFRYIVQAGREAPDFAVVRHGSDLYETLAAEIKSLGDGKVGFESDFTTWDVCQKLNGIIAQPTPVRLDKLRMVKDEAELAALRIAVSLADDAFDNILGYLRPGISERDVALELEFFMRKNGAEKVAFDTIVASGPRSALPHGRASDRTIAAGDFVTMDFGAVYQGYHSDITRTVVVGKASARQREIYDLVLAAQLAGLDAVTAGKTGREVDAVARKVIGDAGFADKFGHGLGHGVGLEIHEEPRLSPSGGEVLAANMTVTVEPGVYFPDWGGVRIEDTVVVTAGGAQVLTASSKEFIQIS; encoded by the coding sequence ATGACCAATCGTCTGCATTCTTTACGCACTTATATCGCCACGGAGGGCTTGGCGGCGGTTATCGTCGCCAAACCGGAAAATAGGCGCTATTTCAGCGGCTTCACCGGTTCGTCCGGCCTGCTGCTCGTCAGCGCTGACGCAGCCAAGTTGATAACCGACTTTCGCTATATCGTGCAGGCCGGGCGCGAGGCGCCCGACTTTGCCGTCGTCCGCCACGGCAGCGACCTTTATGAAACGCTGGCCGCGGAAATAAAAAGTTTAGGCGACGGAAAGGTCGGCTTCGAAAGCGACTTCACCACCTGGGACGTCTGCCAGAAACTGAACGGGATCATAGCCCAGCCGACCCCGGTGCGACTGGACAAGCTGCGGATGGTTAAGGACGAAGCCGAACTGGCCGCGCTCCGTATAGCGGTCAGTCTGGCCGACGACGCCTTCGACAACATCCTCGGCTATCTTCGGCCGGGAATCAGTGAACGTGACGTTGCCCTCGAGCTGGAGTTCTTCATGCGGAAAAACGGCGCTGAAAAGGTCGCCTTCGATACAATTGTCGCCTCCGGGCCGCGATCAGCCCTGCCCCACGGGCGGGCCAGCGACCGGACGATTGCCGCCGGCGATTTCGTCACCATGGACTTCGGAGCTGTGTATCAGGGCTATCATTCCGACATCACCCGCACTGTAGTTGTCGGCAAAGCGTCGGCAAGGCAGCGTGAAATATACGATCTTGTGCTTGCCGCCCAACTGGCCGGGCTTGACGCCGTGACCGCCGGCAAGACCGGTCGCGAAGTGGACGCCGTAGCTCGCAAAGTTATCGGTGACGCTGGTTTTGCGGATAAATTCGGCCACGGCCTCGGTCACGGCGTGGGGCTCGAAATCCACGAGGAACCGCGCTTGTCGCCATCCGGCGGCGAGGTGTTGGCCGCCAACATGACGGTCACGGTCGAGCCGGGAGTATACTTCCCCGACTGGGGCGGCGTCAGGATCGAAGACACTGTGGTTGTTACCGCCGGCGGCGCGCAGGTGCTGACGGCGAGCAGCAAGGAATTCATACAGATAAGCTAG
- the efp gene encoding elongation factor P, with amino-acid sequence MISSNDFRTGVTIELEGGVWQVVDFQHVKPGKGSAFVRTKLKNVKTGAVVERTFNAGEKVPRAHLDQRQMQYLYESDGSYNFMDNETYEQIALSNEQLGDATRFLKENMSIGVLFFQGVVIGIDMPNSVELEVVETDPGIRGDTATGGTKPAKLETGYVVKVPLFINIGDVLRIDTRSGDYIERA; translated from the coding sequence ATGATTTCGAGCAACGATTTCCGTACCGGCGTGACCATCGAACTTGAGGGCGGCGTCTGGCAAGTCGTCGACTTCCAGCATGTCAAACCCGGCAAGGGCTCGGCTTTTGTCCGCACCAAGCTTAAAAACGTCAAAACGGGCGCCGTCGTAGAACGCACCTTCAACGCCGGGGAGAAAGTGCCCCGCGCCCATCTTGACCAGCGCCAGATGCAGTACCTCTACGAAAGCGACGGGTCCTACAACTTCATGGACAACGAAACCTACGAGCAGATCGCCCTCAGCAACGAACAACTGGGCGACGCCACGCGTTTCCTTAAGGAAAACATGAGCATAGGTGTCCTCTTTTTCCAGGGCGTCGTCATCGGTATCGACATGCCCAACTCGGTCGAACTGGAAGTGGTCGAGACCGACCCCGGCATCCGCGGCGACACCGCTACCGGCGGCACCAAACCCGCCAAACTCGAGACCGGCTATGTCGTAAAAGTGCCGCTGTTCATCAATATCGGCGACGTACTCAGGATTGATACCCGATCCGGCGACTACATAGAACGCGCTTAA
- a CDS encoding AraC family transcriptional regulator has product MGNIKEKVAYLQGLTKGLNVSGQSSEGKLLLNMVDVLQDMAEEIDCLHSGQEDLENYVETIDEDLTDLEEEVFEDIHDIETVEVDCPNCHETVAFESDLLNEDDMVEVTCPNCGEVVYDNTLEFADAAEEDIVYRRSIHPGV; this is encoded by the coding sequence ATGGGCAATATAAAGGAAAAAGTTGCTTATTTGCAAGGACTAACCAAGGGACTGAACGTCAGCGGCCAATCTTCGGAAGGTAAACTGCTGCTCAACATGGTCGACGTGCTGCAAGACATGGCTGAGGAAATCGATTGCCTGCACTCCGGGCAGGAGGACCTGGAAAATTACGTAGAAACCATCGACGAAGACCTTACCGACCTCGAAGAGGAGGTATTCGAGGACATCCACGATATCGAGACTGTGGAAGTGGATTGCCCCAACTGCCATGAGACCGTGGCCTTCGAATCGGACCTTCTCAACGAGGACGATATGGTCGAGGTCACCTGTCCCAACTGTGGCGAGGTGGTTTACGACAATACGCTCGAGTTTGCCGACGCCGCGGAAGAGGACATCGTCTACCGGCGAAGCATCCATCCTGGCGTGTAA
- the spoIIIAA gene encoding stage III sporulation protein AA: MSYCAVLAKTLFPMLAPTVAAVLRAVSPALLDKAGEVRVRAGKPLLVVTGDGDVFLDAAGRPSQPAKAYIVSGEDVAKTLQIVSRNSLYACEEELRQGFITVAGGHRIGIAGQAVMTEGELKSLKNIGSLNIRLSREVRGAADAVMPYAVSGPRRVMSSLVISPPRCGKTTLLRDMARQLSAGVASLGFAGVQVGIVDERSELAACRDGVPTADLGPRIDVLDGCPKAVGMLMLIRSMAPQVIITDELGREADAAAVLEAGRAGVAVIASAHGKDVADIAARPFVGELIAGRVFDRYIVLGDKPAVGVIQEIAAGGGEVIYRRSGGIKACG; this comes from the coding sequence ATGTCCTATTGCGCAGTACTTGCCAAAACCCTCTTTCCGATGCTCGCCCCAACGGTGGCCGCCGTTCTCCGCGCCGTTTCGCCGGCGCTGCTGGACAAGGCCGGCGAAGTGCGTGTCAGGGCCGGTAAGCCGCTGCTCGTCGTTACGGGCGACGGAGACGTTTTTCTCGACGCAGCCGGCCGGCCGTCCCAGCCGGCGAAAGCGTACATCGTCAGCGGCGAGGACGTGGCCAAAACCTTGCAGATTGTCAGCCGCAACTCGCTGTACGCCTGTGAAGAGGAACTGCGCCAGGGGTTCATTACGGTGGCCGGAGGCCATCGCATCGGCATCGCGGGTCAGGCCGTGATGACAGAGGGGGAACTGAAGTCCCTTAAGAACATCGGCTCCCTCAATATCCGCCTGTCCAGGGAAGTGCGCGGCGCAGCCGACGCCGTGATGCCATACGCGGTTTCCGGGCCCCGCCGCGTTATGAGCAGCCTTGTGATTTCGCCGCCCCGGTGCGGGAAAACCACCCTGCTCAGGGATATGGCCAGGCAATTGAGCGCCGGCGTTGCCAGCCTCGGCTTCGCCGGCGTACAGGTCGGGATTGTCGACGAACGCTCGGAGCTGGCGGCATGTCGGGATGGCGTGCCAACGGCCGATCTTGGTCCGCGGATCGATGTGCTCGACGGCTGCCCGAAAGCGGTGGGGATGCTGATGCTTATCCGGTCGATGGCGCCGCAGGTCATAATCACCGACGAACTCGGCCGTGAGGCAGACGCCGCCGCCGTGCTCGAGGCCGGACGCGCCGGCGTGGCCGTCATCGCCAGCGCGCATGGCAAGGATGTAGCCGACATCGCCGCTCGCCCTTTCGTCGGCGAGCTGATTGCCGGCCGGGTTTTCGACCGTTACATAGTTCTCGGCGACAAGCCCGCTGTCGGCGTTATTCAAGAGATTGCCGCCGGCGGCGGAGAGGTAATTTATCGCCGGTCCGGAGGTATTAAGGCATGTGGGTAA
- a CDS encoding stage III sporulation protein AB, translated as MWVKLLGSAMVIVAGTGIGFAAAWRYSERPRQIGHLISCLTALSSYVNYAALPLAEALSRAAGGLNSPVGDFLRRTAANMAARNWLSPREALEEALAEEGRRLAWERPERETLLLFGANLGATGREEQQKYLAMVLEELRRIEHEALRSRDQNVKMYRYLGICGGLATAILLV; from the coding sequence ATGTGGGTAAAGCTGCTGGGAAGCGCTATGGTTATCGTCGCCGGTACCGGCATTGGCTTCGCCGCGGCCTGGCGCTACAGCGAGCGGCCGCGGCAGATCGGGCATCTGATAAGTTGCCTGACCGCTCTGAGCTCGTATGTCAATTACGCAGCCTTGCCGCTGGCAGAGGCTCTGTCCCGCGCCGCCGGCGGACTGAACAGCCCGGTGGGGGATTTTCTGCGGCGTACAGCGGCTAACATGGCAGCCCGCAACTGGCTTTCGCCGCGCGAAGCACTGGAGGAGGCGCTGGCCGAGGAAGGGCGCCGGCTTGCCTGGGAGCGGCCTGAACGGGAGACGCTGCTGCTCTTCGGCGCCAACCTCGGCGCAACCGGTCGCGAGGAACAGCAGAAATACCTGGCGATGGTGCTGGAAGAACTGCGGAGAATCGAGCACGAGGCTCTGCGGTCGAGGGATCAGAACGTAAAAATGTACCGGTACCTGGGTATCTGCGGCGGACTCGCCACGGCGATACTGCTCGTCTGA
- the spoIIIAC gene encoding stage III sporulation protein AC, with translation MNLDLLFKIAGVGILISVFHTALKQAGKEDMAHLCTLAGFTIVLFWVVQLLGQLFTTVQTVFKLF, from the coding sequence ATGAATCTCGATCTATTGTTCAAGATAGCGGGGGTGGGGATACTCATTTCCGTCTTCCATACCGCCCTCAAGCAGGCGGGCAAGGAGGACATGGCCCATCTCTGCACCCTGGCTGGTTTTACGATCGTGCTATTCTGGGTGGTCCAGCTTCTCGGCCAGCTGTTCACCACCGTGCAGACCGTGTTCAAGCTTTTCTAG
- the spoIIIAD gene encoding stage III sporulation protein AD has protein sequence MEIIQIVGLGFIVTLLILIIRGQRPEIAVQISITLATVIFLLVLAKIEVVLNLFRDLADKASVSQMYLNTILKIIGIAYITEFGAQVCRDAGEGAVAGKIEFAGKVLVMVLAVPIIALVLETIVRLIP, from the coding sequence ATGGAAATAATCCAGATCGTCGGCCTGGGCTTCATCGTCACCCTCCTTATTCTGATTATCCGCGGCCAGCGGCCGGAGATAGCCGTGCAGATCAGCATCACCCTGGCGACGGTCATTTTTCTCCTTGTGCTGGCCAAAATCGAAGTTGTGCTCAACCTTTTCCGCGACCTGGCTGACAAGGCCAGCGTAAGCCAGATGTACCTCAACACAATCCTGAAAATTATCGGCATCGCCTATATAACCGAATTCGGCGCCCAGGTATGCCGCGACGCGGGCGAAGGGGCGGTGGCAGGCAAGATCGAATTCGCCGGCAAGGTGCTTGTCATGGTCCTGGCCGTTCCTATCATAGCCCTGGTGCTGGAAACGATTGTCCGACTCATTCCCTGA
- the spoIIIAE gene encoding stage III sporulation protein AE has product MRSLLTVALILLFLTSPVFAAPGDAAGELAEALSLDDVNRFIVKINRELNEDIPLLTGETIRGIAARGFSLDWESIKRAVAARLFKELAANAHLMGKLLFLAVLCALLQNLQNSFEHSTVSLLAYSICYIFLAVIALTAFYNAITLARDTVGNMVGFMEALLPLLISLLAGVGAVTTAALFTPLMLFVVGTVSIVVKDVVLPLFFLAAVLQCVNFLSNKYQVTNLCGLFRQGGMAVLGLTLVVFVGVITVQGVAGGVADGVALRTAKYATATFIPVVGKMFADTVELVMGASLLLKNAIGLFGIATVLTLCALPLIKLVSLIVVIKLAGALVQPMGDEKMAKCLDGMGDNLMLVFGGVLAVAVMFFLTITMIVGVGSVTMMLR; this is encoded by the coding sequence ATGAGAAGCTTATTGACGGTGGCGCTCATATTGCTTTTCCTTACGTCGCCGGTCTTTGCCGCCCCCGGGGACGCCGCCGGGGAATTGGCCGAAGCCCTGTCCCTCGACGATGTCAATCGCTTCATCGTGAAAATCAACCGCGAGCTAAACGAGGATATCCCGCTCCTGACCGGGGAAACGATCCGCGGGATCGCCGCCCGCGGCTTCTCATTGGACTGGGAGAGCATCAAGCGGGCGGTCGCGGCGCGCCTTTTCAAGGAACTGGCCGCCAACGCCCACCTGATGGGCAAATTGCTCTTTCTAGCCGTGCTCTGCGCCCTTCTGCAGAACCTGCAGAACTCGTTCGAGCACTCGACCGTTTCACTGCTCGCCTACAGTATCTGCTATATCTTTCTGGCTGTCATCGCCCTGACCGCCTTCTATAACGCCATAACGCTGGCGCGGGACACGGTAGGCAATATGGTCGGCTTCATGGAAGCGCTCCTGCCCCTGCTCATTTCACTGCTGGCCGGGGTCGGCGCCGTTACCACCGCGGCGCTGTTCACCCCCCTGATGCTGTTCGTCGTGGGCACGGTCAGCATCGTCGTAAAAGATGTGGTCTTGCCGCTTTTTTTTCTGGCAGCCGTGCTCCAATGCGTCAACTTTCTTTCTAACAAGTACCAGGTCACCAATCTGTGCGGCCTCTTCCGTCAAGGCGGCATGGCGGTGCTGGGGCTCACTCTTGTCGTTTTCGTCGGCGTCATCACCGTGCAGGGCGTCGCCGGCGGCGTCGCCGACGGCGTTGCCCTGCGCACCGCCAAATACGCGACCGCTACCTTCATCCCGGTTGTCGGCAAAATGTTCGCTGACACGGTGGAATTGGTCATGGGGGCGTCCTTGCTGCTGAAGAACGCTATCGGCCTGTTCGGTATAGCGACCGTGTTGACCCTTTGCGCCCTGCCGCTGATAAAACTGGTGTCGCTGATCGTTGTTATAAAGCTGGCCGGGGCGCTTGTCCAGCCGATGGGCGACGAAAAAATGGCCAAATGCCTCGACGGCATGGGCGATAACCTGATGCTTGTTTTCGGCGGCGTGCTGGCGGTAGCGGTAATGTTTTTCCTGACGATCACGATGATCGTCGGCGTTGGCAGCGTCACGATGATGCTGAGGTAA
- the spoIIIAF gene encoding stage III sporulation protein AF, whose product MLSALTDWVRNIIMVVLFATFLELLLPSSGMQRFVRVIMGMLILLAILGPAVDILQSRITPEMPAFAGQSDPAADRVTSGAEAVVRARDRLAAEYYRKDLARQIRAVVAGIDGVADARVAVELEQGEGGRAGALGKVRIFVSPGLTSADRKVAKITVGKEDGAHMGELRPALRERIVRTVSELYQLPVSHIDVTKMN is encoded by the coding sequence TTGCTGTCTGCACTAACCGACTGGGTCAGAAACATCATCATGGTCGTCCTGTTCGCCACCTTCCTCGAACTGCTCCTGCCGTCGAGCGGCATGCAGCGGTTCGTGCGGGTAATAATGGGGATGCTCATCCTGCTTGCCATCCTCGGTCCGGCCGTCGATATCCTCCAAAGCCGCATCACTCCGGAAATGCCTGCGTTCGCCGGACAAAGCGACCCGGCCGCCGACCGGGTCACTAGCGGTGCGGAAGCCGTCGTCCGCGCCCGCGACCGGCTGGCGGCAGAATACTATCGTAAGGACCTGGCCCGGCAGATCCGGGCGGTGGTGGCCGGCATCGACGGCGTCGCCGACGCACGGGTGGCGGTCGAGCTTGAGCAGGGCGAGGGAGGGCGGGCCGGAGCCCTTGGCAAAGTTAGAATCTTCGTATCACCCGGATTGACCTCCGCCGACCGGAAAGTGGCGAAAATTACCGTCGGGAAAGAAGACGGGGCGCATATGGGCGAGCTTAGACCGGCTTTGCGCGAAAGAATCGTCCGCACAGTGTCGGAGCTTTATCAACTGCCGGTGTCGCATATCGATGTAACGAAGATGAATTAG
- a CDS encoding SpoIIIAH-like family protein: protein MRVLLVRKAGRLLTAVVGVVVVLAVVAAMFAYGREYRSARVDRSNAMQVIRPVPEQIAPAVSDFYTEYRLERDRVRSERSDLLREALKNAKTEESRQKAQDAVLKLVLEKQRESEMENLIKAKGFADALVFVRDNAVSAVVKTHTLNRDEVMQVADVIGRVSGAKPEDITISAKP from the coding sequence ATGAGAGTATTGCTGGTCAGGAAAGCGGGGCGCCTGTTGACGGCGGTTGTCGGCGTCGTAGTCGTCCTGGCGGTCGTAGCCGCGATGTTTGCCTACGGGCGGGAATACCGCAGCGCCAGGGTCGACCGTTCCAACGCCATGCAGGTTATCAGGCCGGTCCCCGAACAGATCGCCCCCGCCGTAAGCGATTTTTACACCGAATACCGCCTGGAGCGCGACCGGGTGAGGAGCGAACGTTCCGACCTGTTGCGCGAGGCGCTGAAAAACGCCAAAACGGAAGAGTCGCGGCAAAAAGCTCAGGACGCCGTACTTAAGCTTGTGCTGGAAAAGCAACGGGAGTCGGAGATGGAGAATCTCATTAAAGCTAAAGGCTTTGCCGACGCGTTGGTTTTTGTCCGCGACAACGCCGTCAGCGCAGTGGTCAAGACCCACACGCTCAACCGTGATGAAGTGATGCAGGTAGCTGACGTGATTGGCCGCGTGAGCGGCGCGAAGCCGGAAGACATAACAATAAGCGCTAAACCGTGA
- a CDS encoding Asp23/Gls24 family envelope stress response protein, producing the protein MEKKLERTEHNDVGSIRIADEVVGIIAGMAATEVPGVAGMSGGLVGGIAEMLGKRNLSKGVKVEVGEREAAVDLFIIVEYGVRIPDVALQVQENVKRAIESMTGLDVVEVNIHVQGVGFAPDVKDEDVRVR; encoded by the coding sequence ATGGAAAAGAAGCTCGAGAGGACTGAGCATAACGACGTCGGCTCGATACGGATCGCCGACGAGGTCGTGGGCATAATCGCCGGCATGGCGGCGACGGAAGTTCCCGGAGTGGCTGGCATGAGCGGCGGCCTGGTGGGCGGCATCGCCGAAATGCTCGGCAAACGCAACCTGTCAAAAGGCGTCAAGGTGGAAGTAGGCGAACGCGAAGCCGCCGTAGACCTGTTCATAATCGTTGAGTACGGGGTGCGAATTCCCGATGTGGCTCTCCAGGTTCAGGAAAACGTGAAACGGGCCATAGAATCGATGACCGGACTCGATGTCGTGGAGGTCAACATCCACGTTCAGGGGGTCGGGTTCGCCCCGGACGTCAAGGACGAAGACGTCCGCGTCCGCTAG
- the amaP gene encoding alkaline shock response membrane anchor protein AmaP — MGIFDRIILSIYTLLLAFLSLGVIIISLRLVSLEQLWTSISLIYGQWEAGMVAAVFLLVSIRLLLAGLRSRGRGNTIIHHNEMGDIHIALKAVENLVEKAARQVRGVRGVKVVANHSAGGLKLRIKAVISPEGNIPSVTAEIQQRVSDYIKRTVGVDLADMHIFVENISNDFKSKHRVE; from the coding sequence ATGGGGATCTTTGACCGGATCATCCTTTCCATCTACACCTTGCTGCTCGCCTTCCTGTCGCTGGGCGTGATCATCATTTCGCTCCGTCTCGTTTCTTTGGAGCAGTTATGGACAAGCATTTCGCTCATCTACGGTCAGTGGGAGGCCGGAATGGTGGCCGCCGTTTTCCTGCTGGTCAGCATTAGGCTGCTGCTGGCAGGGTTGCGCTCACGCGGCAGAGGCAACACCATCATCCACCACAACGAAATGGGCGATATCCATATCGCGCTCAAAGCGGTGGAAAACTTGGTCGAAAAGGCGGCCCGCCAGGTGCGCGGCGTCAGAGGCGTCAAAGTGGTGGCCAATCACTCGGCGGGGGGGCTCAAGCTACGGATTAAAGCCGTCATCAGCCCCGAGGGCAATATTCCGAGCGTTACCGCCGAGATCCAGCAACGGGTGAGCGACTATATCAAGCGAACTGTCGGCGTGGATTTGGCTGACATGCACATTTTCGTCGAAAACATATCCAATGACTTCAAATCCAAGCATCGGGTGGAATAG
- a CDS encoding DUF2273 domain-containing protein: protein MDRKLIEEIWQHHSGKVVGSTIGFALGVLIIIFGFFQTIFVLLCVTAGYIVGKRIDEKEDIMDILDKLLPPGYHR from the coding sequence ATGGACCGCAAGCTGATTGAGGAAATCTGGCAGCATCACAGCGGGAAGGTCGTCGGTTCGACGATTGGCTTCGCCCTTGGCGTCCTGATAATCATTTTCGGTTTCTTTCAGACTATCTTTGTCCTGCTGTGCGTGACCGCCGGCTACATAGTCGGCAAACGCATTGATGAAAAAGAAGATATCATGGACATATTGGACAAGCTATTACCGCCGGGATACCACAGGTAA
- the nusB gene encoding transcription antitermination factor NusB, translating to MSRRKAREMALQTLYQLDFNATEPEQALATAVEEAGEPDAKTMDYAWALVSGANANRTAIDEIIAGASTEWKLDRMASVDRNIARIAIYEMRFGSEPLTPNVVINEAVELAKTFGTEESSRFVNGILGSLVKKKGAT from the coding sequence ATGAGCCGCAGGAAGGCCAGGGAAATGGCCCTGCAGACACTATATCAACTAGATTTCAACGCCACTGAACCGGAACAGGCGCTTGCCACTGCCGTCGAAGAGGCTGGCGAGCCGGACGCCAAAACCATGGATTACGCCTGGGCGCTGGTTAGCGGCGCGAATGCCAACAGGACCGCCATTGACGAGATAATCGCCGGCGCGTCGACCGAATGGAAGCTTGACCGGATGGCCAGTGTCGACCGTAACATCGCCCGCATCGCCATTTACGAGATGCGGTTCGGCAGCGAGCCGCTTACCCCAAACGTCGTCATCAACGAGGCGGTGGAGCTTGCCAAGACTTTCGGCACCGAGGAATCCAGTCGTTTCGTCAATGGCATTCTCGGTTCGCTGGTCAAGAAAAAGGGTGCGACATGA